AAGGGGTGAGCCCGGGCGCGCCGGCCGCCGCCGCCTCCATCACCCCGGCCAGGTTGCCGAAGCGGCGCAACAGCGCCGCCGCCCGTTCCCGTCCGCGCCGACCCCGCCCGCCGAGGATCTCGGCGAGCGGTTCGATGTCGCACGGGGCGGCGGCGCCGTTGGGGCGATCCATCCCGGTCCTCCCGCCGGCCCCCGTGCAAGGTCGGGGCCGCAGGGGAAGGCCGCCGCACCGGGCCCGCCGCGGCGCGCGCTGTCCGCCGGCGGACGCACCGACCGGCCGCACCTCAGGTGCGGTCCTTCCGGGCCCGCCTCCACACGGTCTCCGAGAGGGCCGAGAAAGGGATGCGCGGCGGCTCGTGGTCCGGATCACAGCGGTACCGGGAGAAGTCGGTGACGCCGCACTCTCGGAGGAAATCCTCGTCGATCAGCTGGCGTCCGGTGACCTCCGCCGGATCGCGGCGGACGAGGGCCAGCGTCGCATCGCTGACGATCTCGGGCCGGCGCCACTGGCGCCGATCACCGAGGCCCCAGCCGATCGTCGCCTGGGACTCGATCATCGTCGCGGGCCACAGGCTGTTCACCGCGATCCGGTGGGAACGGAACTCTTCGGCCATGCCGATCGCCGCCATCGTCATGCCGAACTTGCTGATCGTGTAGCCCACGACTCCCGGGTGCGGGCGCGTGTCCAGGGGCGGAGACATCATCACGATGTGACCTCCGTGCCCCGCATCGATCATCGCCGCCGCCGCCGCACGCGACAGCAGGAAGGCCGCGCGCACGTTGACCCCGATCATCAGGTCGAAGCGGCGCGCGGGCGTGTCGAGCACCGGCTGCCACCACAGCGCACCCGCATTGTTGATCACGATGTCGACCCGCCCGAAAGCGTCGAGGGTGCGCCGGACGAGATCCTCGAGCGCTTCGGCCTCGCGGACATCCACCTTCACCGGCAGCGCCCTCGCCCCCCGGCGCTCGATCTCGGCCGCCGTCTCGTGGATGGTGCCCGGGAGCTTCGGGTGCGGTCGATCCGTCTTCGCCGCGACCACCACGTCCGCCCCGGCGGCCGCGAGGTCGATCGCGATCCGCCGGCCGATGCCGCGGCTCGCGCCGGTCACGATCGCCACCCTGCCCTTGAGATCCATCGGCGCCTCCTCCGCCGCCCGCTGCGGCGCCCGGCCATCTTACCGGCGGCCTCCGCCCGCAGCCCGGCGCGGGGCGCTATGCTCCGCGCCGGGCGACGATCTCCAGGAGGACGGAAGCGTGGGCGGGCCCGACACGACCGGAAGCGCCGCGGGCGGCGTCCCGGGACGCGCCGACGTGGCCTTCGGCGCGGCCCTCGCCGCCTTCGGAGTGGCCGCGGTGTGGGTTCTCCCGGCGCTCCCGCAGGAGTTCATCCACCGCCACCTGTGGGCGCTCCGCCAGCTCGCCGGACTGCCGTCCGCGGCGCGGGCCGCGATCAGCCTGGCGCTCGCCGCCGCGGCGGTTCCCCGGGGGGCGAGCGCCGTCGCAGCCGTGGCGTCGAGGCTCGCGGCGGCGTGGCGGCGGCTTCCCCGGTGCGTGCGCCGCGCGGCCGCCGCGCCGGCGCTCTTCGCCGTTTTCTGGGCGCTGCGAAC
This DNA window, taken from Acidobacteriota bacterium, encodes the following:
- a CDS encoding SDR family NAD(P)-dependent oxidoreductase, with the translated sequence MDLKGRVAIVTGASRGIGRRIAIDLAAAGADVVVAAKTDRPHPKLPGTIHETAAEIERRGARALPVKVDVREAEALEDLVRRTLDAFGRVDIVINNAGALWWQPVLDTPARRFDLMIGVNVRAAFLLSRAAAAAMIDAGHGGHIVMMSPPLDTRPHPGVVGYTISKFGMTMAAIGMAEEFRSHRIAVNSLWPATMIESQATIGWGLGDRRQWRRPEIVSDATLALVRRDPAEVTGRQLIDEDFLRECGVTDFSRYRCDPDHEPPRIPFSALSETVWRRARKDRT